The following coding sequences lie in one Stenotrophomonas rhizophila genomic window:
- a CDS encoding DUF72 domain-containing protein has protein sequence MTAAGRIRTGIGGWVFPGWRGGTFYPAGLAQREELAHASRALGCIEINSTFYRAQKPAIYTQWREQTPPGFRFSAKAPRTVTQTHDLTTVGARAEAFIDGIVALGDRLGPLVWQFGDTHPAGAQEFDRFLAQLPRTADGRALQHALEVRNPAAWSAELVAVARAHNAALVFSGSNDYPSFADPTADFVYARLMHARANLRAGYPERALEQWCLRAMRWARGEDNPDLPHVAAEAPTSGPRAVYMLFIGAAKQRNPGAAMALRDQLARVGAT, from the coding sequence ATGACGGCGGCAGGACGCATCCGTACCGGCATCGGCGGCTGGGTGTTTCCGGGTTGGCGCGGCGGAACGTTCTATCCGGCCGGCCTGGCGCAACGCGAAGAGCTGGCGCACGCCAGCCGGGCGCTGGGCTGCATCGAGATCAACAGCACGTTCTACCGGGCGCAGAAGCCGGCCATCTACACGCAGTGGCGCGAGCAGACGCCGCCCGGGTTCCGTTTTTCGGCCAAGGCGCCCCGCACCGTCACCCAGACCCATGACCTGACGACGGTAGGCGCGCGTGCGGAGGCCTTCATCGACGGCATCGTCGCGCTGGGCGATCGGCTGGGACCGCTGGTGTGGCAGTTCGGCGACACCCATCCGGCGGGCGCGCAGGAGTTCGACCGGTTCCTGGCGCAGCTGCCGCGCACGGCCGACGGGCGCGCGTTGCAGCACGCGCTGGAGGTGCGCAACCCGGCCGCGTGGAGCGCGGAACTGGTGGCGGTGGCGCGCGCGCACAACGCCGCGCTGGTGTTCAGCGGCTCCAACGACTACCCGAGCTTTGCCGACCCCACCGCGGACTTCGTCTACGCGCGGCTGATGCATGCGCGCGCGAACCTGCGTGCGGGCTACCCGGAGCGCGCATTGGAACAGTGGTGCCTGCGTGCGATGCGCTGGGCCCGCGGCGAGGACAATCCGGACCTGCCGCATGTAGCCGCCGAAGCGCCGACCTCGGGCCCGCGCGCGGTGTACATGCTGTTCATTGGTGCGGCCAAGCAGCGCAATCCCGGCGCGGCGATGGCGTTGCGCGACCAGTTGGCGCGCGTAGGCGCCACGTAG
- a CDS encoding VOC family protein: MTAPADTISTVIPCLRYRDAHAAIGWLQRAFGFEPQAVYADGEVVHHAQLVYGHGMIMLGSVDNASEWGRYSVHPDEVDGRQTQSACVIVADPDAHYARAVAAGAQVVMDIADQAYGGRGYACRDLEGYLWWFGSYDPWRAHAGDA, from the coding sequence ATGACCGCGCCTGCCGACACCATATCCACCGTCATTCCCTGCCTGCGCTATCGCGATGCGCACGCCGCCATTGGCTGGCTGCAGCGCGCGTTCGGCTTCGAGCCGCAGGCGGTGTATGCCGATGGCGAGGTCGTTCACCACGCGCAGCTGGTGTACGGCCACGGCATGATCATGCTCGGCTCGGTCGACAACGCCAGCGAGTGGGGGCGCTACAGCGTGCACCCCGACGAGGTGGACGGGCGCCAGACCCAGAGTGCCTGCGTGATCGTGGCCGACCCGGATGCGCACTACGCGCGCGCCGTGGCCGCCGGCGCGCAGGTGGTGATGGACATCGCCGACCAGGCCTATGGCGGCCGCGGCTACGCGTGCCGCGACCTGGAAGGCTACCTGTGGTGGTTCGGCAGTTACGACCCGTGGCGCGCCCACGCGGGCGACGCATGA
- a CDS encoding serine hydrolase — MNTSWIGGVVLLACAPLASAAVPAELQRLDATVERARSTFDVPGIAVAVVKDGQVVFERGYGVRELGKPAPVQADTLFAIASNTKAFTATALNLLAEQGKLKMDDRVIDHLPGFRMSDAYVTGEMRIRDLLSHRSGLSLGAGDLLFWPTTTYSNQEVVARLAKVPLKAGFRDRYAYDNILYAVAQQVIEQVSGQSYADFLQQHIFTPVGMAGTRYNADHLQPGDNAAVGHAKYDFKALRTVAPLTWSNNAGAGGIYSSVHDMARWMNVQLAHGTLENGTALFSAKSQQGMWQMITPQVVPEPSVPQLAAARPNFAGYGEGWSLSDYRGQKLVWHTGGWPGMVSRVTLVPEQKLGIVVLTNQEVGAAFNAITMDVLDAYLSAPQTDWVAAYAAAVAKAQDKADEGWATHQAARDAKSTPSLPLASYAGGYRDAWYGDVFVEQSAGKLRLRFGKTAQLVGKLEHWQHDTFIVRWDDRSLNADAFVTFSLDPDGKVRDVRMQAISSLTDFSFDFQDLLLVPIKTDVKG, encoded by the coding sequence TTGAACACATCCTGGATCGGAGGCGTTGTGCTGCTTGCATGCGCACCTTTGGCATCGGCGGCGGTGCCGGCCGAACTGCAGCGGCTGGACGCCACGGTCGAGCGTGCGCGCAGCACATTCGACGTACCCGGCATCGCGGTGGCGGTGGTCAAGGATGGCCAGGTGGTGTTCGAGCGCGGCTACGGCGTACGCGAGCTGGGCAAGCCGGCACCGGTGCAGGCCGATACTCTGTTCGCCATCGCCTCCAACACCAAGGCGTTCACCGCCACCGCGCTGAACCTGCTGGCCGAGCAGGGCAAGCTGAAGATGGACGACCGGGTGATCGACCACCTGCCCGGGTTCCGCATGTCCGACGCCTACGTCACCGGTGAGATGCGCATCCGCGACCTGCTCTCGCACCGCAGCGGGCTCAGCCTGGGCGCGGGCGACCTGCTGTTCTGGCCGACCACCACCTACAGCAACCAGGAGGTGGTCGCGCGCCTGGCCAAGGTGCCGCTGAAGGCCGGTTTCCGTGACCGCTACGCGTACGACAACATCCTGTACGCGGTGGCCCAGCAGGTGATCGAGCAGGTGTCCGGGCAGTCCTACGCCGATTTCCTGCAGCAGCACATCTTCACCCCGGTTGGCATGGCCGGCACCCGCTACAACGCCGACCACCTGCAGCCGGGCGACAACGCCGCCGTTGGCCATGCCAAGTACGACTTCAAGGCCCTGCGCACGGTGGCGCCGCTGACCTGGTCCAACAATGCCGGTGCGGGCGGCATCTATTCCAGCGTGCATGACATGGCGCGCTGGATGAACGTGCAGCTGGCCCACGGCACGCTGGAAAACGGCACGGCGCTGTTCAGCGCAAAAAGCCAGCAGGGCATGTGGCAGATGATCACCCCCCAGGTGGTACCCGAACCGAGCGTGCCGCAGCTGGCGGCCGCGCGTCCGAACTTCGCCGGCTATGGCGAAGGCTGGAGCCTGAGCGACTACCGGGGCCAGAAACTGGTCTGGCATACCGGCGGCTGGCCGGGCATGGTGTCGCGGGTGACGCTGGTGCCCGAACAGAAGCTGGGCATCGTGGTGCTGACCAACCAGGAAGTGGGCGCGGCCTTCAACGCCATCACCATGGACGTGCTGGACGCCTACCTGAGTGCACCGCAGACCGACTGGGTGGCGGCCTATGCCGCGGCCGTGGCCAAGGCGCAGGACAAGGCCGATGAAGGCTGGGCCACCCACCAGGCCGCACGCGACGCGAAATCCACGCCCTCGCTGCCGCTCGCAAGCTACGCGGGCGGCTACCGCGACGCGTGGTATGGCGACGTCTTCGTCGAGCAGAGCGCGGGCAAACTGCGCCTGCGCTTCGGCAAGACCGCGCAGCTGGTGGGCAAACTGGAGCACTGGCAGCACGACACCTTCATCGTGCGCTGGGACGACCGCTCGCTCAACGCCGATGCCTTCGTCACCTTCAGCCTGGACCCGGACGGCAAGGTTCGCGATGTGCGCATGCAGGCCATCTCGTCGTTGACCGATTTCAGCTTCGATTTCCAGGATCTGCTGCTGGTGCCGATCAAGACCGACGTCAAGGGCTGA
- a CDS encoding DUF4349 domain-containing protein, producing the protein MKRTMWHPKGAWAGMLVLGLAGCAAQNHGEAAADAGAGALASPEGAMLAYEHDLDITLDAAGIAPRVKQIAEACQSARFGDCAVLQVGQQGGEYPSGSVKVRIAPKGVEPLIGLAGQGGEVASRNTHAEDLAQQVADTALTKARLQKEHERLLAYQDSKDIKLADLLTITQRLSEIEAGVEQANKEAAQQHRRIDTQLVTMQFHTPSGQRSRSQIGEALSESGAVLTTSVAFLIRALSALLPWAVVAWVFAWIGSVLWRRRKRRLAARAS; encoded by the coding sequence ATGAAACGGACGATGTGGCACCCCAAGGGTGCATGGGCAGGGATGCTGGTGCTCGGGCTGGCCGGCTGTGCGGCCCAGAATCACGGCGAAGCGGCCGCCGACGCGGGCGCCGGTGCACTGGCGTCGCCGGAAGGGGCGATGTTGGCCTACGAACACGATCTGGACATCACCCTGGACGCGGCCGGTATCGCCCCGCGCGTGAAGCAGATCGCCGAGGCGTGCCAGTCCGCGCGATTCGGTGACTGCGCGGTCCTGCAGGTGGGCCAGCAGGGCGGCGAATACCCCAGCGGTTCGGTCAAGGTGCGGATCGCGCCCAAGGGGGTGGAGCCGCTGATCGGGCTGGCCGGGCAGGGCGGTGAGGTGGCCTCGCGCAACACCCATGCCGAAGACCTCGCCCAGCAGGTGGCCGACACCGCGCTGACCAAGGCGCGCCTGCAGAAGGAACATGAACGGCTGCTGGCCTACCAGGACAGCAAGGACATCAAGCTCGCCGACCTGCTCACCATCACCCAGCGCCTGTCGGAAATCGAGGCCGGGGTGGAGCAGGCCAACAAGGAGGCGGCCCAGCAGCACCGCCGTATCGACACGCAGCTGGTGACGATGCAGTTCCACACCCCGTCCGGGCAGCGCAGCCGCAGCCAGATCGGTGAAGCGCTGAGCGAGTCCGGCGCCGTGCTGACCACCAGCGTGGCCTTCCTTATCCGCGCCCTGTCGGCGTTGCTGCCGTGGGCCGTGGTGGCCTGGGTGTTCGCCTGGATCGGCAGCGTGCTGTGGCGCCGCCGCAAGCGCCGCCTGGCCGCACGGGCCAGCTGA
- a CDS encoding Pr6Pr family membrane protein, translating into MQPHVHAPRPPAAAPAVPSARARAWAGLTAVVAVAAITLQYAVLLASVGATAGSGQALLRLLGYFTILSNIGVAAVCLARLRGRTGGMAAPAPSAAVAVYIGITGLVYVLVLRTLWHPQGLHWWADTGLHYVVPVLYLLGWLAGPHGQLRWRQLGGVLLFPALYLGWALLVGRWSGQYPYPFLDLAALGAVGVARNAAVVGLAFVALAALLWRIDMRMGARSRTVR; encoded by the coding sequence ATGCAGCCCCATGTCCACGCCCCGCGTCCGCCCGCCGCCGCACCTGCCGTGCCGTCCGCCAGGGCGCGCGCGTGGGCCGGCCTGACCGCCGTCGTCGCCGTCGCCGCGATCACGCTGCAGTACGCGGTGCTGCTGGCCTCGGTGGGGGCCACCGCCGGCAGCGGTCAGGCACTGCTGCGGCTGCTGGGCTACTTCACCATTCTCAGCAACATCGGCGTGGCTGCCGTCTGTCTGGCGCGCCTGCGGGGACGCACCGGCGGCATGGCCGCCCCGGCACCCAGCGCCGCGGTGGCGGTGTACATCGGCATCACCGGCCTGGTCTACGTGCTGGTGCTGCGCACGCTGTGGCACCCGCAGGGCCTGCACTGGTGGGCCGACACCGGGCTGCACTATGTGGTGCCCGTGCTGTACCTGCTGGGCTGGCTGGCCGGCCCGCATGGGCAGCTGCGCTGGCGCCAGCTGGGCGGCGTGCTGCTGTTCCCGGCGCTCTACCTCGGCTGGGCGCTGCTGGTGGGGCGATGGAGCGGGCAGTACCCGTATCCATTCCTGGATCTGGCGGCGCTGGGTGCGGTGGGCGTGGCACGCAACGCGGCCGTGGTGGGGCTGGCCTTCGTGGCCCTGGCCGCGTTGCTGTGGCGGATCGACATGCGGATGGGCGCGCGATCACGCACCGTGCGGTAG
- a CDS encoding DMT family transporter, with protein sequence MSGAPLASAVVERDWRTPLELTVLGAIWGCSFLFMRVAVPSFGPYALVEVRLLLGALVLLPFLWQARAQFPARRWLWLAPIGVINSAIPFVLFAWAAQHAPAAIGAICNAMTVLFAALIAFLFFGEKIGMRRAIALLVGFAGVVVLATAKVSGLSIGAAVIAGVLAALLYGLGVNLVKRHMTGLPPAASAGATLGCAAIALLPMALTHWPTGPIPTVSWVCAIALGVVCTGLAFLMFYRLIARIGPARASTVTYLVPMFGALFAWLFLGEAVTGAMVIAGALILGSVAASQKR encoded by the coding sequence ATGAGCGGCGCACCGCTGGCCAGCGCCGTGGTCGAACGCGACTGGCGCACCCCGCTGGAACTGACCGTGTTGGGCGCGATCTGGGGCTGCTCGTTCCTGTTCATGCGCGTGGCGGTGCCCAGCTTCGGCCCCTATGCGCTGGTGGAAGTGCGGCTGCTGCTGGGCGCGTTGGTGCTGCTGCCGTTCCTGTGGCAAGCCCGCGCGCAGTTCCCGGCGCGGCGCTGGTTGTGGCTGGCGCCCATCGGCGTGATCAACTCCGCGATCCCGTTCGTGCTGTTCGCCTGGGCCGCGCAACACGCCCCGGCTGCGATCGGGGCGATCTGCAATGCCATGACCGTGCTGTTCGCCGCGCTGATTGCCTTCCTGTTCTTCGGCGAAAAGATCGGCATGCGCCGCGCCATCGCGCTGCTGGTCGGCTTCGCTGGCGTGGTGGTGCTGGCCACCGCCAAGGTGTCGGGGCTGAGCATCGGCGCGGCGGTCATCGCCGGCGTTTTGGCCGCGCTGCTGTACGGCTTGGGGGTGAACCTGGTGAAGCGGCACATGACCGGCTTGCCGCCCGCCGCATCCGCGGGGGCCACCCTCGGCTGCGCCGCCATCGCGCTGCTGCCGATGGCGCTTACCCACTGGCCCACCGGCCCGATCCCGACGGTGTCCTGGGTTTGCGCCATCGCCTTGGGCGTGGTGTGCACTGGCCTGGCGTTCCTGATGTTCTACCGCCTCATCGCCCGCATCGGCCCGGCCCGCGCCTCGACCGTCACCTACCTGGTCCCGATGTTCGGCGCGCTGTTTGCGTGGTTGTTCCTGGGCGAAGCGGTGACCGGGGCGATGGTGATTGCCGGTGCGTTGATCCTGGGTAGCGTGGCCGCGTCGCAGAAGCGGTAG
- a CDS encoding GFA family protein, which yields MQYEGSCHCGQIAFVVEAAEPITEALDCNCSLCRRRGGLLWFGPREALRLTTDPADVATYQFNQHHLEHHHCRTCGTAPFSEGVDPRSGSRMVAVNVRCLPGVDLDGLTINRFDGASK from the coding sequence ATGCAGTACGAAGGGAGCTGCCATTGCGGGCAGATCGCGTTCGTGGTCGAGGCGGCCGAGCCGATCACCGAGGCCCTGGACTGCAACTGTTCGCTGTGCCGTCGCCGCGGTGGCCTGCTGTGGTTCGGCCCGCGCGAGGCGCTGCGGCTGACCACCGATCCGGCCGACGTGGCCACCTACCAGTTCAACCAGCACCACCTGGAACACCACCATTGCCGTACCTGTGGCACCGCCCCGTTCAGCGAGGGCGTGGACCCCCGCAGTGGAAGCAGGATGGTGGCGGTGAACGTACGTTGCCTGCCCGGGGTGGACCTGGACGGGCTCACGATCAATCGCTTCGACGGAGCAAGCAAATAA
- the smrA gene encoding multidrug efflux ABC transporter SmrA — protein MFRWFESLIPVFPPIDGRMPPRKVVPFYIHYLRPVWPVLLATLIAGLLLALVEVAMFDFLGRIVDMVAEQPGAGFFQRHANELLWMVVITVLLRPVLVGLHNLLVNQAIVPGLSNRSRWLMHNYVVRQSLSFFQNDFAGSMANRVMQTGTSLRESAVQMVDSLWYIVVYTGTALYLFAQADWRLMIPLLLWMVAYVVIMWYFVPRAKERAWIASEARSKAMGRIVDGYTNIPTLKLFAHGGREQAYVAEAIDELAAKHRRQTRVTTGMDLTIAIVNGFLIAGTCGLALWLWNGGHISVGAITLATGLVIRIHNMSGWIMWTINGIFEDIGTVQDGITTISQPLTVQDRDDATALQVTQGGVHFDHIHFHYGKTGGVIAGLDLDVKPGEKIGLVGPSGAGKSTLVNVLLRLYDLESGQIRIDGQDIASVTQESLRRQIGVVTQDTSLLHRSIRDNLLYGRPDATDAQLRAAVAKARAEAFIDTLRDGEGRQGYDAHVGERGVKLSGGQRQRIAIARVLLKDAPILVLDEATSALDSEVEAAIQDNLDELMAGKTVIAIAHRLSTIARMDRLVVMDQGRIVETGTHAELIAAGGLYARLWARQTGGFVAADA, from the coding sequence ATGTTCCGCTGGTTCGAGTCGCTGATTCCGGTTTTTCCGCCCATCGATGGGCGCATGCCACCGCGCAAGGTCGTGCCGTTCTACATCCACTACCTGCGCCCGGTGTGGCCGGTGCTGCTGGCCACGCTGATTGCCGGGCTGCTGCTGGCGCTGGTGGAAGTGGCGATGTTCGACTTCCTCGGCCGCATCGTGGACATGGTGGCCGAACAACCCGGTGCCGGGTTCTTCCAGCGCCACGCCAACGAGTTGCTGTGGATGGTGGTCATCACCGTGCTGCTGCGCCCGGTGCTGGTGGGGCTGCACAACCTGCTGGTCAACCAGGCCATCGTGCCGGGGCTGAGCAACCGCTCGCGCTGGCTGATGCACAACTACGTGGTGCGGCAGAGCCTGAGCTTCTTCCAGAACGATTTCGCCGGCAGCATGGCCAACCGGGTGATGCAGACCGGTACCTCGCTGCGCGAATCGGCCGTGCAGATGGTCGATTCGCTCTGGTACATCGTGGTGTACACCGGCACGGCGCTGTACCTGTTCGCGCAGGCCGACTGGCGGCTGATGATTCCGCTGCTGCTGTGGATGGTCGCCTACGTGGTGATCATGTGGTACTTCGTGCCGCGTGCGAAGGAACGCGCCTGGATCGCCTCCGAAGCGCGTTCCAAGGCGATGGGCCGGATCGTGGACGGCTACACCAACATCCCCACGTTGAAGCTGTTCGCCCACGGCGGGCGCGAGCAGGCGTATGTGGCCGAGGCGATCGACGAGCTGGCGGCCAAGCACCGCCGACAGACCCGGGTGACCACCGGCATGGACCTGACCATCGCCATCGTCAACGGCTTCCTGATCGCCGGCACCTGCGGCCTGGCGCTGTGGCTGTGGAATGGCGGGCACATCAGCGTGGGCGCCATCACCCTGGCAACGGGGCTGGTGATCCGCATCCACAACATGTCCGGCTGGATCATGTGGACCATCAACGGGATCTTCGAGGACATCGGCACGGTGCAGGACGGCATCACCACCATTTCCCAGCCGTTGACCGTGCAGGATCGCGATGACGCGACCGCGCTGCAGGTGACGCAGGGTGGGGTGCATTTCGACCACATCCACTTCCACTACGGCAAGACCGGCGGGGTGATCGCCGGGCTGGACCTGGACGTGAAGCCGGGCGAGAAGATCGGCCTGGTCGGGCCATCGGGTGCGGGCAAGTCCACGTTGGTGAACGTGCTGCTGCGTCTGTATGACCTGGAAAGCGGGCAGATCCGCATCGACGGCCAGGACATCGCCAGCGTCACCCAGGAAAGCCTGCGCCGACAGATCGGCGTGGTCACCCAGGACACCTCGCTGCTGCATCGTTCGATCCGCGACAACCTGCTGTACGGCCGCCCCGACGCCACCGACGCGCAGCTGCGCGCCGCCGTGGCCAAGGCGCGTGCGGAAGCGTTCATCGACACCCTGCGTGATGGCGAAGGCCGCCAGGGCTACGACGCGCACGTGGGCGAGCGCGGGGTGAAGCTGTCCGGTGGCCAGCGCCAGCGCATCGCAATCGCGCGCGTGCTGCTCAAGGACGCGCCGATCCTGGTGCTGGACGAGGCGACCTCGGCGCTGGACTCGGAAGTGGAAGCGGCCATCCAGGACAATCTGGACGAGCTGATGGCGGGCAAGACGGTGATTGCCATCGCACACCGGCTGTCCACCATCGCGCGCATGGACCGGCTGGTGGTGATGGACCAGGGCCGCATCGTGGAAACCGGCACGCACGCCGAGTTGATCGCGGCCGGCGGCCTGTACGCGCGCTTGTGGGCGCGCCAGACCGGCGGCTTCGTCGCCGCCGACGCCTAA
- a CDS encoding DUF885 domain-containing protein — translation MRQHLLALALIAALGGCQQADAPPAAPGTPAAAAPAGDAAVDAAFADLSKRALDTWMQLSPISATQIGDHRYDAEIDDLSAAGQQKMLTAYKGLVADLDRIDVSKLSRENQVDAAILRNQLQSEIWSAEVLQSSKWDPQIYNGVAGSAIYGLMAREFAPLPERLKSATARMEKLPQIFAQARENLDPARVPKIHAETVAKQNRGILSIVDTFITPHIGELPAEDGKRLQAAIDGLKKAVEEQQTWLDKTLVPNAKGDFRIGAELYDQKLKFALNSSLSRAEIGERARAELKRVRQDMYGIAQTVLKDKPGAPALPANPSDEQQQAAIEAALELAYADKPARDKVVDDAKAALAQSTEFVRKHDLMTLPDSPVDIILMPEFQRGVAVAYCDSPGPLDKNLKTFYAVSPIPDDWNDKQVDSFLREYNSRMIHLLSIHEGTPGHYLEGWHSGKFPSTLRAVLRSGLFAEGWAVYTERMMQEQGYLDNDPLFHLVQLKFYLRTISNAILDQGVHVDNWTREQAMQLMTHDAFQQESEASGKWVRAQLTSAQLPTYFVGAQEHFDTRKAVQDKQGAKFNLKAYHDQMLSYGAPPVRFARQLMLDQPIE, via the coding sequence ATGCGCCAGCATCTTCTCGCCCTCGCCCTGATCGCCGCCCTCGGCGGCTGCCAGCAGGCCGACGCCCCGCCCGCGGCACCCGGTACGCCGGCCGCCGCTGCCCCCGCTGGCGACGCCGCCGTGGACGCCGCCTTCGCCGACCTGTCCAAGCGCGCGCTGGATACCTGGATGCAGCTGTCGCCGATCAGCGCCACCCAGATCGGCGACCACCGCTACGATGCGGAGATCGACGACCTGAGCGCCGCCGGCCAGCAGAAGATGTTGACGGCCTACAAGGGCCTTGTCGCCGACCTGGACCGCATCGACGTCAGCAAGCTTTCGCGCGAGAACCAGGTGGACGCGGCGATCCTGCGCAACCAGCTGCAGTCGGAAATCTGGAGCGCCGAGGTGCTGCAGTCGTCCAAGTGGGACCCGCAGATCTACAACGGCGTGGCCGGCAGCGCGATCTACGGCCTGATGGCACGCGAGTTCGCACCGCTGCCCGAGCGCCTGAAGTCGGCCACCGCGCGCATGGAGAAGCTGCCGCAGATCTTTGCCCAGGCCCGTGAGAACCTGGACCCGGCCCGCGTGCCGAAGATCCATGCCGAGACCGTGGCCAAGCAGAACCGCGGCATCCTGAGCATCGTCGATACCTTCATCACCCCGCACATCGGCGAGCTGCCGGCCGAAGATGGCAAGCGCCTGCAGGCGGCCATCGATGGCTTGAAGAAGGCCGTTGAAGAACAGCAGACCTGGCTGGACAAGACCCTGGTGCCGAATGCCAAGGGCGACTTCCGCATCGGTGCGGAGCTGTACGACCAGAAGCTGAAGTTCGCCTTGAACTCGTCGCTGTCGCGCGCCGAGATCGGCGAGCGCGCGCGCGCCGAACTCAAGCGCGTGCGCCAGGACATGTACGGCATCGCGCAGACCGTGCTCAAGGACAAGCCGGGTGCTCCGGCACTGCCGGCCAACCCGAGCGATGAACAGCAGCAGGCCGCGATCGAAGCGGCGCTGGAACTGGCCTACGCCGACAAGCCGGCCCGCGACAAGGTGGTCGACGATGCCAAGGCCGCGCTGGCGCAGTCCACCGAGTTCGTGCGCAAGCATGACCTGATGACCCTGCCCGATTCGCCGGTGGACATCATCCTGATGCCGGAGTTCCAGCGCGGCGTGGCCGTGGCCTACTGCGATTCGCCGGGCCCGCTGGACAAGAACCTGAAGACCTTCTACGCGGTCTCGCCGATTCCCGACGACTGGAACGACAAGCAGGTCGACTCGTTCCTGCGCGAATACAACAGCCGCATGATCCACCTGCTGAGCATCCACGAAGGCACGCCGGGCCATTACCTGGAAGGCTGGCATTCGGGCAAGTTCCCCTCCACGCTGCGCGCGGTGCTGCGTTCGGGCCTGTTCGCCGAAGGCTGGGCGGTGTACACCGAGCGGATGATGCAGGAGCAGGGTTACCTGGACAACGATCCGCTGTTCCACCTGGTGCAGCTGAAGTTCTACCTGCGCACCATTTCCAACGCGATCCTGGACCAGGGCGTGCACGTGGACAACTGGACGCGTGAGCAGGCGATGCAGCTGATGACCCACGATGCCTTCCAGCAGGAAAGCGAAGCGTCGGGCAAGTGGGTGCGCGCGCAGCTGACCTCCGCGCAGCTGCCGACCTACTTCGTCGGTGCGCAGGAACACTTCGACACCCGCAAGGCCGTGCAGGACAAGCAGGGCGCGAAGTTCAACCTGAAGGCCTACCACGACCAGATGCTGTCCTACGGCGCCCCGCCGGTGCGCTTCGCGCGCCAGCTGATGCTGGACCAGCCGATCGAGTAA
- a CDS encoding LysR substrate-binding domain-containing protein, translated as MILRPSLLPALGVFAVAARHQNFAHAAEELHLTASAVSHHVRKLEVLLGTVLFQRHARGVRLTAEGRQLADAAAAALSDLNAVAGNLHPQADIVPLRVTTIRSLSYCWLVPRLARFTAQYPQVRIELQTSTELVRFDDTGPELGIRYGLGQWPGLRAHHLMDDELCPVASPALAGVAALREPAQIAALPLISDMSPQGWRDWFRAAGVRGLELPSVHSFSDSTDAMRAAVYGIGAVLARKHIAQPYLQRYELVRLPGPALKARYAYYVVHAEHRPLSPTAVAFMDWLKREALDERTPIPALPDELLGRPALSGAR; from the coding sequence ATGATCCTGCGCCCTTCCCTGCTGCCAGCGCTGGGGGTCTTCGCGGTCGCCGCGCGCCACCAGAATTTCGCCCATGCCGCCGAAGAGCTGCACCTGACCGCCAGTGCGGTCAGCCACCACGTGCGCAAGCTGGAAGTGCTGCTGGGCACGGTGCTGTTCCAGCGCCACGCGCGCGGGGTGCGGTTGACCGCCGAAGGCCGCCAGCTGGCCGATGCCGCCGCCGCGGCGTTGAGCGATCTCAATGCGGTGGCCGGCAACCTGCATCCCCAGGCCGACATCGTGCCGCTGCGGGTGACCACCATCCGCTCGCTGTCGTACTGCTGGCTGGTGCCCCGGTTGGCCCGCTTCACCGCCCAGTACCCGCAGGTGCGCATCGAACTGCAGACCAGTACCGAGCTGGTGCGCTTCGACGACACCGGGCCGGAACTGGGCATCCGCTACGGGCTGGGGCAATGGCCCGGCCTGCGCGCGCATCACCTGATGGACGACGAGCTGTGCCCGGTCGCGTCGCCCGCGTTGGCCGGCGTGGCGGCCCTGCGCGAACCGGCGCAGATCGCGGCGTTGCCCCTGATCAGCGACATGTCGCCGCAGGGCTGGCGCGACTGGTTCCGCGCCGCCGGGGTGCGCGGTCTGGAACTGCCGTCGGTGCATTCATTCAGCGACAGCACCGACGCGATGCGCGCGGCGGTGTATGGCATCGGCGCGGTGCTGGCGCGCAAGCACATCGCCCAGCCGTATCTGCAACGCTATGAACTGGTGCGGTTGCCCGGCCCGGCCCTGAAGGCGCGCTATGCCTATTACGTGGTGCACGCCGAACACCGCCCGCTCAGCCCTACCGCGGTGGCCTTCATGGATTGGCTCAAACGCGAAGCGCTGGATGAGCGCACACCGATACCGGCGCTGCCGGATGAACTGCTGGGCCGGCCCGCATTGTCCGGTGCGCGGTAG